TGGAAAATGTAAGACGTCCAGTAGCCATTGAGGCCGCGGTTATGCAGGAGGAAACGACCAAGCTCAAACTCCGTCAATTGATCGACCAGTTCAAGATTTCTCTCTAATGGAAGAATAAGCGAATTGCTATTTCGTAAACGCGCTTTTATTTCATCGGCCAACATTTTTGTTTCAGTCAAATAGGCCAATTTAGAATGTGTTTTATGCGAGGCGAAACTATCCATACCCATCTCCATGATTAAATTATCCAACCAATATTTTCGAATCCCTGGCGCACTATCGGCGAATTCAGAATGCCGGTGCGTTTCAAAGCCATTAGCACGTTTTTAACAATGGGGACATCAGGCGTCACTTCAAAACCGCGATAAACCTTATTGATTGACTCCCGGCTGGCTTCGCAATCATGAGTTATCTTCGATAACAGCTCAATGTTAAACTGTTTCTCTGATTCAACATTCAAATACATTTTTACGAAATCAGCGATCTGCCCGCCGATCATCGCCTGATCGTTTTCATCCAACCTCGTCCAGATATAGCCAAGTAATTCGAGAAAGAAAATATAGTGTCTGGACTCATCGTTCATATGGTCATTAACATAGTATTTAATCGATGGATGAACGCCGTCACTATTAAAGAACTCCACCAGCTCTCTCACCAGGGTCGTTTCGAAAATGCACACCGCAATGATCTCGAAAATGTCATGGCAGCGCTCAGGTAACCGTTTCATCACCTCTGTAACGGCCACATAGGCGTCAGAATCCGGGTAACTCAGCGCACCGAGATCGGCATCATGCTCTCTAAGTTGATTGATCATATGTCTGGCGATATAAACATGGTAATACTCATCGATGATGACGGTATAGGCATTCAATTTAATCTGTTCGTCGAATTTGACAGCGAGATCGCCGTAGATAATTTTATTGCATGCTGAGTTAATGAGTTTGATCTCAAGATTAACGATATCATTGAGGTATTTAAACAATGACTGAGTAAGTATTTTCGACTTCCTCTCATTGTCCATGCCGCTCATCATGTCAGCCAAAAATATCGGCTGATTCTCCTCGGGGAAAAATGCGCCAGGAATAGTAAAGTCGATAAATTTACCGGGGCGGGTTCTTATTGATGCGCGCTGTTCCCATTTATCAGTATAGGCGGCAGACAAACCGCCCTTCGAAACCATGGTTTCATTTTCCATAGATATTCTCCAGATGAAGGAATACATGTATTTAAAAAAGTCATGCCGAGCCCGGCCAAATATAAATATTTAGCCGGGGGGCACGCGAAAACGATTATTTATTCTTCAGCTTTGCTTGGGGATGCCACGATACTCAACATAGACAACAACACGACAACGCCTATCACACTCGCCATCACATAGCTCATTTCCTCCGGCCGCCCGATAAAGACGTAGCTGGCCATCCCCGTGATAGCCACAACCAGCAGCGAGCGCATGCTCATGATATAGGAGGCCGCCACACCATAAATTTCCGGGTAGACACTCATGGAACGTGCGAACAGCGTCGGATAGCAGATAGAAAAACCAAAGCAGAACAGGCTCATCAGCAGGGTGATCGCCCAAGGCGTTGTCGCCGTCAGTAGAGCTAGAATGCTGACGATGGCTAACGCCATACCGATTTTCTCAGCGCGCCGATCGCCACCAAACGCGGCGATAATACGGGCGGAAAAGAGGCTGGGGATTGAAAATGACGCCACGATAATAAAAAAGTGAACGACAAATGCCGACAGCGAGAACGCAAAGGTTTCACGGTAAAGAAAAGCACTGGAAGCGATGAATACCATATAAGCAGCGAAGAAAAGTGAAGGAATCAACGATAATCGCATGAATTGGAAACTCGCCGTCAGCCGGGCATAGCTTCCCACAATGGCTTTGAGATCGAATGGCGTTTTTTCTTTCTTCGTTTCCGGCAGGAACAACAATTCCAGCAGTACCGCCGCTGCGGTGATCACCGCGACAACCGCATAGTTTCCTCTCCACCCCCAATGCTCATTAATCCAACCACCGGCGATCGGCGCTAGCGACATGAAAATCGAGATACAGGCATTAACCAGACCGATCATGCTGTACATGGCCGCCCCTTGATAACGGTCTGCGATGATCGCGTAAGCCACTACCACCGGCGTGCAAGCCCCCAACCCCTGAATAAAGCGGGACAACATCAAAAGATCGATTGAAGTGGCGTAGGTACATCCCAGAGCACCTAACAGCATGATAGCCCCACCGATCAACATGGTTTTGCGTCGACCAATCGACTCTGACAGTGGGCCATAAATCAACGCGCCAAACACAAATCCCAAGAAGTTATAGGTGATCGTACGCTGAATATGCCCTTCAGAAACACCAAAACTGGCGGCCATATCCGGAAAGCTGGGAACAGACATATCCACTTCAATACACCCAGCCAACAAGGAAACTACAAGGATAAAAGGTAAAGGTACCCATCTTCCTGCCAACATATCCATACTCCAACAGAAGATTAAGCCAAACACTAAAAACCATGTAAAAACTAGGTGCTCGCTCGTTATATGTAAATAGCTTTAATGAATAAAGAGCGTAAAATGATGCGTTATGTGATGAATGTCGCATAAAGCGAGATCTGATAGACAGCACAACCTTAGTACCGTGTAGCTAAAATTATAAAAACGCATAATTGGTATGTAGAGCCCCAAAAAAACTAAAAGCAAAGTATTAAAAATGCTCAATGAGTTGCATCGCAGCAGTGAAAATTTCGGCGTGCTATTTAAGGTGTGATTTATTAATAAACAAGAAACTAATGAAACCTAAGGAGTCAAAATAAAAAGTTTCAATTTCTGTTCTGGATTATCACGGAAAATTATCAATACTTTAAAAACTGATTATGAATTTAATATTAGGTTCCTAACCAATAAATCCATATACTCATTGAAAATAATTTGTAACGAGTAGCCATAGTGAACTCTTAATTAACATCCATAATTGATTTAGTGGTCAACAAAAATGACCCTGACCCCGCATATGATCCAGTCATAATCAGGAATAACCGGCTTCATTCTGGCTGCATATTCTGGCAACCTGCAGATTTTTCGGCAAACTCGGAGGGCGTCATCTAGCCCAGCGCTGAATGGGGACGTCTCTGGTTATATGCCTCTATTTTGCACCTTGCATCCTCCAGAGACATGAACCAGTTCTCGTTCAGGCATTCCTGCCGCAACCTGCCGTTGAAGGACTCGACGAGAGATTGTTTTATCTTGAACCGCCTTATTGACAAACCTCTGGATATAGTATCCCTTTTAAGCTTGATGAATACATTCGCATGGCCGGATTAGCCCGAAGCATAAAGGGAAAATTTTTAATCTCGATAAACGATATATCAGACATGCAGGAATGCTTCTCAGGGCTTCATATGAGAAGTGTCAGTCTGACATATTCGCTGGGTAAAGGTGCTAAAAAAGCGAGTGAGTTACTGATCGCAAATTTTCCCATTTAATTAGATGTAATCAATTCTGGATAGTCAGAGGTCTATCTTTTACAGCTCAAAAATTAGTCCATAATTGATTGCAAAAAAGTCCGGAAAATTTCGCGGCGGCACACCTCGGGAATCAGGCATTACCTCCACCAGAACGCCATTATGTTATCAGCCCCTACAACAGTGCAGGGGCTTTGTTTTTGGGCGTAATGACGGCGTATTTCATTACGGGTACAGCTCCGGTGGGCTGGCTTTCCATCCGGGGTACCACTCTCCCCGAATCCACGCCTGAACCTCAGATAGCCGCCATCCGGCTGAGCGTGGCCCCAATTTTACGCGCCTAGGGAACTCGCCATCTTTTTCGAGTTTCCAGCGAGATGAGTTCGCAAGCGTGGTTAACCGTCGGCACTCTTTATCACGTATCATCCGGTCAATATTCGGGATGTATGCAAAATCTTTTTCCTCAACTATCGATAGCATTTTCATTTCAAACCACCTCTTTATTTAATTCCGCTACATTATTATTAAAGCCTGCAAGCGCATTAAGATAACTCACCCACATATTAAGCACCTTTAGTTTCTTATTCAAATGTCGGCTTTTATTATAAACACCAGCCACACCTTTAATTTTATGTCCTAACAGCAATTCAATAATATAAGGATCTGCCCCCATATCATTAAGCGTCGTAGAAAATGTTCTCCTGAAATCGTGAATACACCATAAACCGCTTTTATCATGCCCCAGGCGCTTGCATATACGATTTGCGGCGCTTGTAACACCTGCCCGCGAAAACTCAACACCAATGATAAAATCGCTCCGCTTTGTCGCTGCATGAAGGTTTGTTATCCACTGGCGGATGCCTACGGGAACAGGCCTTACAATTGCCTCACCATTCTTGCTGTGCTCTTTTGGCACCGTCCAGATCCAGTTTTCGAAATCCCACTCCGACCACGTAGAAAGCCTTGCCTCACGCTGGCGACAACCAAAAGCCATACATAATACAAACATTCGCTGATTAACTGCCGATGCAATATTGAGCAGATTATTACCAAAGGAAAATGACCACACATCAGCAGTTTCTTTCACATCAAGAACCCTGTCGCGTATACCAGATGAACGGCCAACATAATTTACACCAATATCCCCTAGCGGGTCGCATGATATATATTGTCTTACCCGGCAAAAACGCAATGCCTGTTTGACATCTAAAAATATTGCACCTGACATTACAGGCGCTTTTTTCTTTATTCTGTCAAAGCATGTCAGCCAGTCATGTAATTTTGATTCTTCAATCGACATGTTACCGATATATGGAAATATATGTTTATCGAAGCGTTTAATCAAATATTCATGCTCTTTTCTCGCTGTTATCGCGTGATTGTCGTACCAGTACATAATTGCATCTTTAATGGTAACGGGCCGCATGCTTCGTTTTGCTTCAATTTTTATCTGGTTGCGCGGATCCAGATGCATAGCCAGCCACTCACGGCACTGGTCACGCACCTTTCTTGCATTCGCCAGCGACATATCCGGGTATCGCCCCAGCGTCAGCCAGACCGGGGGACTGGTCCTTCCACCTGTCCTGTAATAAAAAACGAAACTCACCCCACCGGCTTTGCTCACCCTAATAGACAAGCCCCGACCATCGGCCATGATCAACTGCTTTTCCGATGGCTTGCCAGACAGGCTTTTCAGTAATTTGTCGCTCAATTTGTTTTCTGTCGCCACAGTAAAACCCTCACCGCTTACTTTTCAGTCAAGTTGCAATACACACCCGGCCCTCACCACAAAAAGCAATACACATTGCAATACACAAAAGCAGGAAAAACACGAATTATGATGAATACTCATTAAGCATTCAGGAAACGACGTGCCTTTACTGTCATGGCTTGCGGGGGAAAATGGAAAGAAACCGGACAACCCTCGAACGGCCATCATTATAAATGGCCCTGACGATAACCGACTGCAGCTGCGTCTGCTGCAGCGTATCAAGCATCTTCATGCGCTCCATGATGGAATAAAAAACGTTATCGCCGCGGGTCTGCCCATCCTCCAGAGGCTCAAAGACATGGATAAATGCCACCCGGCCGCTGCTGAGGGTGGCGGGAATACGCCGGGCCCGGCTTTCACCCTGGTTGGGATAAGGGTCATCCACCACCCAATACGCGACGGCGGCGCCCTGGCTATCAATCTCCACCCCGGCGCGGCGACTCGGAGTATCCGGGGCATTACCCGGATTTTTGATACGCTTCGGGCTTATCATCTTGAAGCGTGTGCGAAAGACAGAGCCCGGGGAAGGATCCCAGACGGGCTGCGCGCAAATTTCGCCATTAAAAGCATGCGTCGCCACCCCCTCGCGGATCATCATGGTGAAGGTACGCTTGCGCTCGATGTCAATGACACAGTGGGGATCTTCAGCATACTCCGTCCAGGCCGCTTCGATATCACGGGCCAGAGACCGGGCATCTTCGCGGCTGATCCCCAGATGCCGATAGTTGGGGCGATAGCTGAGCTTGAACAGGTTGCCGACGATATTGTCCTTATGCAGCTCAACAATATTGGTGCCCAGCGGATTATTGCGAACCAGATCGTCCGCACGGGCGTTACCGCGGTAAAATGTCGGCAAAAGCGCGGCATCGGCACTCTGTTGCGGGGTATGCCAGTCCGTCAGTTGTCCGCCGAAACCTGCCCCCGCCCCCTGGTAGCCCGCATACTGTCGCAGCGGCGTCACGCCGTCCGGAGCCAGTAAACCTGTGCTCATGCTCTGACTCCTGCCGGTGGGAGGCGACCACGACCAAGACCCAGCCGGCCCTTAAGGTCGACAATATAGGCTTTCAGCATGTCGATATTGGCCTGCGAATACTGATAGGTGCGGCTGTTGCCGGCAGAATCACTGCGGGAAATGGAGACGACCGACTTGCCTATCATTAACTGATGTAGCGCAGCTTCGGCCTCCAGCAACTGGGCCAGCAAAATCTCTTTTTTCATCTGCATATCAACCTCCTAATGCGCGGCCCATTTCTACCATGGAAACCAGCTTCTCTTTCTTGCCGTCCAGCGCATCCGTCAGCAGCTCCAGGTTTGTCTGAAAACGACTGATGCTCAGACGCAGGGCAGCCAGCCCGTAAACCAGGCAGTCCAGCGTCTCGTTACGCCGCTTCTGGTTGTCCCAGCGGTACACGATTTTGCCGTTGGTCAGCTTTGGGATGAGCACTTCTGACACAAGCTGCTTTGCTTCCGTTTCGGCAAAAATGTCATCGTCGTCGGGGAAATGAAAGGCACCGGCCACCGGGGTGTCCCCCTGAGGCTCCAGCTTCAGGCGCCCGTAGATCAAATCCTTGGCCGTATCCGTGCCCACGATAGTGAGAAATACCTTCTGTTTATTACGCACTCGCGGCATGTCGGCAATGCTGCCGCCGTACACGTTGGCTCCCTTGATCGGGATAACCCACATGGCACCAAGTTTCAGCGAGCGCTGATAGACAATGTGCGGGTCAATACCGCCGATATCCCACGCCCAACGGCTGACGCCCATCTGGGTGCCATCGGAGCGCAGGTACTGTTTCCGGATGACATCATCCACACGCTGCAGGGTCTCTTGTGCATCGTAGCGTCCGAGCACGATCACCTTGTCTATCAGCCAGCACTCTTCGCCGGCGCCCCACCCCCAGACATAGCACTCATAACGTCCGCTGGTCTGGGAGTCGATCCCGCCCGTCAGGTACACCACGCGCCCCGGAACCTGCGCCGGGTATTTTTCGCGCCGCTGCAGCAGCACATCGTGTTCAAGCTGTTCACCCACCTCTTCCGCCCAGGTTTCGCCCAGCGTGGTGTTCCAGAACCCCTTAAGCCCGTGCGGATCTTTTTTCGCGTTCAGGTAATCGCGGATGATTTGTTCCCAGGTGGTGAAGGGACTATAGGCCGTCCAGATGTGGTATGACACGGCGCGCGGCACCGCCACCTCTTCCCCCTTGGCGTCACTCCAGACCAGTCCATCCCGGGTCCGGATCCCCGTCAGCTCACACACCCACTCCCCCACAGACTGATCCAGTTCAGGTTGGCGAATGACACAACCATTGTGCTCACAGAGGTAATACACGGTCGCCGGCTTGCCTTCTTCCCACTTCAGACCAAACGCCGTATCGTCGTCACCAAACTTGAGATACTGGCATTCACCACAATGCGGGCACGGAACGTGAAAGCGCAGCATGTGATCGGACTCACTCGCCGCCTTCTCTATCTGGCATTGTCCGCGGATCTTGGGGGTGGAGCCACGGATAGACTTTGGCCAGACGGAGCCTTCGATACGTTTGTCGCCGAGCTGCGTCGGCGGACCTTCTTTTTCGATATCGGGGTCGAACGCCGACAGCTCGTCGTACATCACCACGTCGACCGATTTTTCACGGTAATTTTTGGCAGCTTTCCCGCCCAGGCACCACAGCCCGAGACCGTGCGAAAAGCGTTTCATGCTGAGGGTATTATCGCGGTGCTTTTTTCCATACCAGGGGGCCAACTGCTTCAATACCGGAACCTCACGGATGGTCGGTTCCACATGCGATTTCATAAAATTTTCAGCGTCAGCATCGGTCGGCTGAAACATCAGGCAATTTCGTGCTCTATGCTCAGTAAAATACCCCATGACCGCCAGCAACATTTTGGTATATCCAACGCGGGCAGATTTAATGAGATTGACAGTGCGAATGGCATCGGTGCCCATGCTGTTCATCACGGCCACCTGAAATGGCAGTGTTTCCCAGGCTCCAGGCAAATAGGACGATTCCTTAGGTAGAAAATAATGCTTATCAGCCCATTCAACCGCGGTTAATGGTACCGGTCTGATTAATGACCGCAATCCTTCTCGGATGGCTCTTTGCATCTCAATTATCTGATTGTCGGTAATATTCATCCAGTATCTCCGGTAGCGTTTCATCAACTCTGGCGCATTTATTTGCCGCCTTTGCCATTTGCAGCTTTAAGGAATCTATCTGCTGGGCTGTCATTGATGGAAATTGACGTTGCATGGCTAAGGGGATGTTATCCAGGATCCCCGAAATCTCTCCAGCCAATCTGGATAATGCAAAAGAGCAGAATGATGAATCGACCATTATCCTTTCTGTTACCTGATTTTTTAACCGCTGTGCAATCGCCTGCTCTTCTGTTAATTGCCACCTGGAAATCAAGAGCTTTTGTTCGTAATCATCATCACCATCAACAGAAGTATCACGGCTGCCTCTGCTCAAGTAAGCAAGGTAAAAATATCGCCAGGCGTCGATATCGTAATTTCCCCTACCTTTTGTTTTTGGGGCGCCGGGAAGTTGCTGTAATCTGCGGATCTGCCGTACATCCAAATTCAGATGCGCTGCCACCTCTTCCTGGTTGGCCATGATCAACCCTCACAACTACCAGCCTGATAAAAACGAACAAAAAAAGACCATGTCCGGTTATTTAATAAGTGCAATCGATATATATCAATGAGTTAACACCAACTCTAACCGGACATCACTTCAGAAAAAATCTCATAAATAGCGAGAATGTGCGCGTCGTTCGCCCGGCAGGCTTTTGAGCGCTGGAAAGGACCCGTGAAATCAAAATGGGCATCGATATCATTTGACCGGTGCCCCAGGATGCAGCCGCCAGGCCACCCGGCGTTCGCGCCCCAGCGCATTATTCCATGGGCGCTCGACCCGACACTCCGTCCTGGTGCTCCACCAAAGACCAGCAGGGATAAACCACCATACCGCCGTACGCATCACCCACCGCGTAGTCAGCAGCCTTGTGTTTCTCCCAACGACCGAGCATCGACCGCAGACAGGCAGGCGGCACGCTGTAACACACCCCATGGAGCAGACGCGGCAGCAGGATGTGATCGGCATGATGTTTGTCAGCATCGATAAGCTTCTGGGCTATCTGCAGCTGATACTGCGGTGGGCGCCCGGTGCCCAGGTAGAACGAGCAGAGGTGTTCGGGAAAACGCCCAAGCCATAACTGCGCCAACCTCCTAAAGCCAGCGACAGGCTGCGCATCATCTTCCATCACAATCACACGTTCGGACTGCGCAGCGGCCCATTCGATGGCCCGGCGGTGCCCGGCATTGGCGCCATGGTTACCTTCATCCATCAGCAGATGTGCATCGAGCAACCGCGCCAACACTTCAGCCTGATCACGTCGGCCATGATGGCCAATCACCACAATCTTCATTATTTATGCTTCCAGAAGGCCAGTTCTTTACCGATACCGTTGGACTTAAAAACGGTATGCACCTGTGGCCCGGTCACGATACGGTCGCCAAACGACTTCGCCACGATACCAAAGGCGATCATGTCCCCGACGGCGCAGTTAGCCTGCTCCATTTTCCAGAATCGATAGCTCTCGATGCGGTAATACAGCCGCACGATACCGTGAGCAAAGGCCATCACATCCTCACGGCTGCCGCCCAGCAGCCCGGCATTGAGCATCACATCGTTGCGGTGGGCGCTGATAAAGTCCTGGTAGACCTTTTCGGGATGGTTTCTGGCGGCCCAGTTATCGGCATACAGCGTTGGCTCTGAACCGACGTAGACCTTGCCGGTCTCCATGTTCGCCCACGGCTCCCTCAGCATTTCGACATCGGTGCCATCGGTGCACCAGACGTGGGTGTAGTCCGGGTGATCACGCAGATAGTGACAGATATGCAGCCAGCGCCGGAAATAGACGTTCATCGCCACATCAGGAACGTGCACCCGCGTGGCGCCGGCAGGCGCCGTTTTCAACTCGTCGGCCAGCACCACCGCCTCGGCGCCGCGGATGGAAGCCGCCCACGCCGACAACAAGGTGGCATCCGCCTTTATGCGGGCGCCACGCTGCGGATCGGGCCTGCTGGTCAGTAACGTGGTCAGCACCAGGTGTTTGCGTGGCCGGTAGTCCACATAGGCGGTATACCCGGCGTCCCGACGCTGACCGTAGATGCTGGCGTTACGCCTGACCAGTTTTTCGCGGTCCGGACGCGGTACCGAGCGATCAACGGCTTCGTGCTCGTCCAGGGAATAAATCAGCTTTCCCGACCCGGTAACGTCCGCAAATGCCCACGTCGTCAGCCCCGCATGGTGAATGCGCAGCGCCAGATCGCCGTGTTCGTACATGCCGCGCCCGTAAACCGGGTCAAAGCCCCCTACCGTCTCGATGGCACGGCGGTGGTAGTAGAGCATCACGCCACGCTGCCCGGTGTACGCCACATGGTGCTCATCACGATACAATACGGCCAGGTCCTTGAGCTTTCTCGGGCCGGCCAGGTCGAGAAACTGATACGCCAGGTGAGGCTCGGGTGAGTCGATGTAAGGCTGGTGCCAGTCATCGGCAATCGGCCAGGCATCATCGTCCCACAAAAAGAGATGTTCGCAGCCGGCGTTCATCAGCACCTGCAGGCTGGCATTTTTCGCCGCCACTATCCCCAAAGACTGTTCATGACGAATCACCTGCACACCGGCCGGAACAACTGCTGCCGGTATCGAACCGTCATCAACCACCACCAGCAGCGCACCGGCAGGCAAATGCTTAATATGCTGCTCAAGCGTGTTTTTTAATACCTCTGCGCGGCTATGTGTAGCAACAGCAATGCCGATTTTGGCTGTCGCCCCACTCGCAGGCGCGTACGGGACACCATCGATTGTGACCTGCATACCCAAACACCTCTTGTGCGGGTTGGAAAATGGCGTTCTGGCAAAACGATATTTCGTTACGTGCCACCCGCAACTGAAATTTTATTCACCAGAAGACAAAAGCCCCGGCGGTTAGCCAGGGCTTCATATTGATGCCTTCCGTTCTAAACGGCCCGCGGAGAGCGGGCCCGAGGGAGTGGAAACCCGGCCTCACCCAGACCGGAGGATGCGGCATAGCGATATTCAATTACTCCTGATAATACGACACATTGCCCTGCAAAGCCTCCGGGATATTAGCCATTTTGCCGGCATCACCGCCTCCCCAGACGACCACGGTATTGTCAGACTTCAGCGCACAAAAGGCCGCCTCACAAGAATAAATTGCCACAATATCGGTTAACAGTGGCTGTATATCTGTAGGAATACTGCCTCCATGAGACAGGCTTCCCCACGCAACCACATTGCCAGATACTGTCAATGCTGCAAACGCTGCCCGAGTTCCAGCCAATGCAATCAAATCAGTTCTATTGGCAATATCAGAAGAAACACTACCGCCATAACTGCCGTCCCCCCATGCAACTACACCACCAGATAACGTAAGTGCTGCAAACGCCGCCTGAGTTCCTGCGATTGCGATCAAGTCGGTACGATCGGTAACAGAAACCGGCACATTACCTCCGTCATTGCTGTTACCCCATGCGACAACGCTTCCTGATGATGTAAGTGCTGCGAAAGCATACCCAGTACTGCATATTTCCACCACATCTGAGCGCATGCCGATATCGGTCGGAACACTACCACCATAAGAACTGTCTCCCCATGCAACAACGCCGCCAGATGCCGTCAGTGCTGCAAAAGCACCCCCATTTCCTGCGATTGCCATCAAGTCAGTACGGGTGGCAATTTGGTCAGGTACATTACCACCGTGACTGCCGTTTCCCCATGCTACCACACCACCAGATACCAACAGTGCCGCAAAAGCAGACCAAGTGGCGCTTAGCGCTATCAGGTCGGTGCGATTCGAAATATCAGGTGGCACACTGTTACCATATTCGCTGTTTCCCCATGTCACCACGCCACCAGACTCAGTTAAAGCGGCATACGCTGGATTAGTACTCGCCAGAGCCACCAGGTCAGTCCGGTTAGCAATATCCGAAGAAACACTACCGCCATCACCACTCCCTCCCCATGCGACCACACCACCGGCATCAGTCAAAACAGAAAACGAATGTGCATTACAATCCAGCACTCCCATGTCGGTGCGAGTGATTATCTCCGGTGGCGCACTGCCCCCACTAGCACTGTCCCCCCATGCTATAACTTGACCTCCAATGGTCAATACGGCAAAAGCATCGCCATCGGCGGTCGATTCTTGGCTAAAACCGGCAATATTAAGAGGTGACAGCCTAATGGATTGCTGCCCTGTAGTACTTGTCACCCTCAGTATTTTTTCCGGGCACATATCATCAAAATGTGTACCTGTGACAACAGTCGGCTCATTTTCATACTGCCATTTGGCGACAAGAGGCAGACCGGTTTCCAGGTCAATAGAGACAAGGTATGACCGACTTTCCCGCCCTCTCCCGCGGCGTCGGCGCCCGCCCCGAAC
The nucleotide sequence above comes from Serratia rhizosphaerae. Encoded proteins:
- a CDS encoding phage terminase large subunit family protein, with product MNITDNQIIEMQRAIREGLRSLIRPVPLTAVEWADKHYFLPKESSYLPGAWETLPFQVAVMNSMGTDAIRTVNLIKSARVGYTKMLLAVMGYFTEHRARNCLMFQPTDADAENFMKSHVEPTIREVPVLKQLAPWYGKKHRDNTLSMKRFSHGLGLWCLGGKAAKNYREKSVDVVMYDELSAFDPDIEKEGPPTQLGDKRIEGSVWPKSIRGSTPKIRGQCQIEKAASESDHMLRFHVPCPHCGECQYLKFGDDDTAFGLKWEEGKPATVYYLCEHNGCVIRQPELDQSVGEWVCELTGIRTRDGLVWSDAKGEEVAVPRAVSYHIWTAYSPFTTWEQIIRDYLNAKKDPHGLKGFWNTTLGETWAEEVGEQLEHDVLLQRREKYPAQVPGRVVYLTGGIDSQTSGRYECYVWGWGAGEECWLIDKVIVLGRYDAQETLQRVDDVIRKQYLRSDGTQMGVSRWAWDIGGIDPHIVYQRSLKLGAMWVIPIKGANVYGGSIADMPRVRNKQKVFLTIVGTDTAKDLIYGRLKLEPQGDTPVAGAFHFPDDDDIFAETEAKQLVSEVLIPKLTNGKIVYRWDNQKRRNETLDCLVYGLAALRLSISRFQTNLELLTDALDGKKEKLVSMVEMGRALGG
- the gpW gene encoding gpW family protein, producing the protein MQMKKEILLAQLLEAEAALHQLMIGKSVVSISRSDSAGNSRTYQYSQANIDMLKAYIVDLKGRLGLGRGRLPPAGVRA
- a CDS encoding glycosyltransferase family 2 protein, with product MQVTIDGVPYAPASGATAKIGIAVATHSRAEVLKNTLEQHIKHLPAGALLVVVDDGSIPAAVVPAGVQVIRHEQSLGIVAAKNASLQVLMNAGCEHLFLWDDDAWPIADDWHQPYIDSPEPHLAYQFLDLAGPRKLKDLAVLYRDEHHVAYTGQRGVMLYYHRRAIETVGGFDPVYGRGMYEHGDLALRIHHAGLTTWAFADVTGSGKLIYSLDEHEAVDRSVPRPDREKLVRRNASIYGQRRDAGYTAYVDYRPRKHLVLTTLLTSRPDPQRGARIKADATLLSAWAASIRGAEAVVLADELKTAPAGATRVHVPDVAMNVYFRRWLHICHYLRDHPDYTHVWCTDGTDVEMLREPWANMETGKVYVGSEPTLYADNWAARNHPEKVYQDFISAHRNDVMLNAGLLGGSREDVMAFAHGIVRLYYRIESYRFWKMEQANCAVGDMIAFGIVAKSFGDRIVTGPQVHTVFKSNGIGKELAFWKHK
- a CDS encoding terminase small subunit; amino-acid sequence: MANQEEVAAHLNLDVRQIRRLQQLPGAPKTKGRGNYDIDAWRYFYLAYLSRGSRDTSVDGDDDYEQKLLISRWQLTEEQAIAQRLKNQVTERIMVDSSFCSFALSRLAGEISGILDNIPLAMQRQFPSMTAQQIDSLKLQMAKAANKCARVDETLPEILDEYYRQSDN
- a CDS encoding MFS transporter, with amino-acid sequence MLAGRWVPLPFILVVSLLAGCIEVDMSVPSFPDMAASFGVSEGHIQRTITYNFLGFVFGALIYGPLSESIGRRKTMLIGGAIMLLGALGCTYATSIDLLMLSRFIQGLGACTPVVVAYAIIADRYQGAAMYSMIGLVNACISIFMSLAPIAGGWINEHWGWRGNYAVVAVITAAAVLLELLFLPETKKEKTPFDLKAIVGSYARLTASFQFMRLSLIPSLFFAAYMVFIASSAFLYRETFAFSLSAFVVHFFIIVASFSIPSLFSARIIAAFGGDRRAEKIGMALAIVSILALLTATTPWAITLLMSLFCFGFSICYPTLFARSMSVYPEIYGVAASYIMSMRSLLVVAITGMASYVFIGRPEEMSYVMASVIGVVVLLSMLSIVASPSKAEE
- a CDS encoding diiron oxygenase, whose amino-acid sequence is MENETMVSKGGLSAAYTDKWEQRASIRTRPGKFIDFTIPGAFFPEENQPIFLADMMSGMDNERKSKILTQSLFKYLNDIVNLEIKLINSACNKIIYGDLAVKFDEQIKLNAYTVIIDEYYHVYIARHMINQLREHDADLGALSYPDSDAYVAVTEVMKRLPERCHDIFEIIAVCIFETTLVRELVEFFNSDGVHPSIKYYVNDHMNDESRHYIFFLELLGYIWTRLDENDQAMIGGQIADFVKMYLNVESEKQFNIELLSKITHDCEASRESINKVYRGFEVTPDVPIVKNVLMALKRTGILNSPIVRQGFENIGWII
- a CDS encoding helix-turn-helix transcriptional regulator, producing the protein MKMLSIVEEKDFAYIPNIDRMIRDKECRRLTTLANSSRWKLEKDGEFPRRVKLGPRSAGWRLSEVQAWIRGEWYPGWKASPPELYP
- a CDS encoding tyrosine-type recombinase/integrase, producing the protein MATENKLSDKLLKSLSGKPSEKQLIMADGRGLSIRVSKAGGVSFVFYYRTGGRTSPPVWLTLGRYPDMSLANARKVRDQCREWLAMHLDPRNQIKIEAKRSMRPVTIKDAIMYWYDNHAITARKEHEYLIKRFDKHIFPYIGNMSIEESKLHDWLTCFDRIKKKAPVMSGAIFLDVKQALRFCRVRQYISCDPLGDIGVNYVGRSSGIRDRVLDVKETADVWSFSFGNNLLNIASAVNQRMFVLCMAFGCRQREARLSTWSEWDFENWIWTVPKEHSKNGEAIVRPVPVGIRQWITNLHAATKRSDFIIGVEFSRAGVTSAANRICKRLGHDKSGLWCIHDFRRTFSTTLNDMGADPYIIELLLGHKIKGVAGVYNKSRHLNKKLKVLNMWVSYLNALAGFNNNVAELNKEVV